One window of the Actinomyces wuliandei genome contains the following:
- a CDS encoding glutathione S-transferase C-terminal domain-containing protein, producing MGLAASHRFTDNDLPVEAGRYRLVASGGCPWCRRVLIARRLLGLTEAIPVSWTYGRGEDGYWELTGPDGAPGEDPVLGARSLAEVYATTPGYEPPPTVPALVDTTTGQVVSDDSGSLLFDLATAWWDLHRDGAPDLYPLGRRNSTDAWDQWVGEHVNRGHAVATHSQDEEEAAEAANGVLVAFDVIDTLLARATRMEASREAGLTMLDSPPLSSLVSIGQFLCGDTPTGSDIRLFTTVQDYEYRGRQDYPDGEAPPISFWPALARWFRALEGRAGWVGPEERSALGL from the coding sequence ATGGGCCTGGCAGCATCCCACCGTTTTACTGACAACGACCTTCCTGTGGAGGCAGGTCGCTACCGCCTGGTCGCCTCAGGGGGCTGCCCGTGGTGCCGCAGGGTGCTCATCGCCCGTCGCCTGCTGGGACTGACCGAGGCGATCCCGGTGTCGTGGACCTACGGGAGGGGTGAGGACGGTTACTGGGAGCTGACCGGCCCGGACGGCGCCCCCGGGGAGGACCCGGTCCTGGGGGCACGCTCGCTGGCGGAGGTCTACGCCACCACCCCCGGCTACGAGCCGCCCCCCACGGTCCCCGCCCTGGTGGACACCACGACGGGTCAGGTTGTCAGCGACGACTCCGGCTCCCTCCTGTTCGACCTGGCGACAGCCTGGTGGGACCTGCACCGTGACGGTGCCCCCGACCTCTACCCCCTGGGACGGCGCAACTCCACCGACGCCTGGGACCAGTGGGTCGGTGAGCACGTCAACCGGGGGCACGCCGTGGCCACCCACTCCCAGGACGAGGAGGAGGCGGCCGAGGCCGCCAACGGGGTCCTGGTGGCCTTCGACGTCATCGACACCCTGCTGGCCCGGGCAACGAGGATGGAGGCGTCCCGCGAGGCCGGGCTGACCATGCTGGACAGCCCGCCCCTGTCCTCGCTGGTCTCCATCGGCCAGTTCCTGTGCGGGGACACCCCCACGGGCAGTGACATCCGGCTGTTCACCACGGTGCAGGACTACGAGTACCGCGGTCGCCAGGACTACCCCGACGGGGAGGCCCCGCCGATCTCCTTCTGGCCCGCCCTGGCTCGCTGGTTCCGGGCGCTGGAGGGGCGTGCCGGGTGGGTCGGCCCCGAGGAGCGCAGCGCCCTGGGTCTGTGA
- a CDS encoding DUF4921 family protein has translation MLTPYSPTPEPLTRMADGTVKQISPFTGTQVWTVPGRGNRPISQPVDKVRPLTGADRTRACAFCSQRYTDTPPEKSRVVRDPDGGFVQHDALLASQLDDTVAEFRRVPNLFEILSYDYWHANHGYEIPEAARQRMNVYLADPVGREHVMGVLRAKLRAAGGTTTQWETMGDAERMRHMIGFFAGGHDVIIARRHYTDDAVDTSGLASSGTLSVEEHRAYTHLAVDSMRDLYAANRWVRYVAVFQNWLRPAGASFDHLHKQLVSIDERGVSAELELARVRANPNLYNEMAVDYAAYRGLLVASNEHAVAFAGFGHRYPTLEVYSTSPTTEPWLMGTQEVDAVSDLVHALHAATGVHVPCNEEWHHKPADVDQPMPWHVTLKWRVSTLAGFEGGTKIYLNTIDPWRLRDRVVVRLEDLRASGRIAPMDVGHECPTSPNRLLYNPVLAARARA, from the coding sequence ATGCTGACGCCGTACTCCCCCACGCCTGAGCCTCTGACCCGCATGGCTGACGGCACTGTCAAGCAGATCAGCCCCTTCACCGGCACGCAGGTGTGGACGGTGCCCGGCCGGGGCAACCGCCCGATCTCCCAGCCGGTGGACAAGGTCCGCCCTCTTACCGGTGCCGACCGCACCCGGGCCTGCGCCTTCTGCTCACAGCGCTATACGGACACCCCGCCGGAGAAGTCGCGCGTGGTGCGCGACCCCGACGGTGGCTTCGTCCAGCACGACGCCCTTCTGGCCTCCCAGCTGGACGACACCGTGGCGGAGTTCCGCCGCGTACCCAACCTCTTTGAGATCCTCTCCTACGACTACTGGCACGCCAACCACGGCTACGAGATCCCCGAGGCCGCCCGGCAGCGTATGAACGTCTACCTGGCCGACCCGGTGGGCCGCGAGCACGTCATGGGAGTGCTGCGCGCCAAGCTGCGGGCGGCGGGAGGCACCACCACCCAGTGGGAGACAATGGGTGACGCCGAGCGGATGCGGCACATGATCGGCTTCTTCGCCGGGGGCCACGACGTCATCATCGCCCGGCGCCACTACACCGACGACGCCGTGGACACCTCCGGCTTGGCCAGCTCAGGCACGCTGAGCGTGGAGGAGCACCGCGCCTACACCCACCTGGCGGTGGACTCCATGCGGGACCTGTACGCGGCCAACCGGTGGGTACGCTACGTGGCGGTGTTCCAGAACTGGCTGCGCCCGGCGGGAGCGAGCTTTGACCACCTGCACAAGCAGCTGGTGAGCATCGACGAGCGCGGTGTCAGTGCCGAGCTGGAGCTGGCCCGGGTGCGGGCCAACCCCAACCTGTACAACGAGATGGCGGTGGACTACGCCGCCTACCGGGGCCTGCTGGTGGCCAGCAACGAGCACGCGGTGGCCTTCGCCGGGTTCGGGCACCGCTACCCCACCCTGGAGGTGTACTCGACGTCCCCCACCACCGAGCCCTGGCTTATGGGCACCCAGGAGGTCGACGCCGTGTCCGACCTGGTCCACGCCCTGCACGCGGCCACCGGGGTGCACGTGCCCTGCAACGAGGAGTGGCACCACAAGCCCGCCGACGTGGACCAGCCCATGCCCTGGCACGTGACCCTGAAGTGGCGGGTCTCCACCCTGGCGGGCTTCGAGGGCGGCACCAAGATCTACCTCAACACGATCGACCCGTGGCGGCTGCGCGACCGCGTGGTGGTGCGCCTGGAGGACCTGCGTGCCAGCGGGCGCATCGCCCCGATGGACGTCGGCCATGAGTGCCCCACCTCCCCCAACCGCCTCCTGTACAACCCGGTCCTGGCGGCGCGCGCCCGGGCCTGA
- a CDS encoding GOLPH3/VPS74 family protein: MRVLDTAPTGHPALDYGLTVLPARDGGRLSSLVSWGRLDPRSAIAESLASAGVVSVSKGGFLGMRTLYPTLNPGPEQALRQHLYAVLRGQAVPTQADRTLLAVLQGLGSAATVLPRQHTGMSGWDLKRRITELAKGDPAGDAVSRAVEAVNAALITAVIVPTVVIS, translated from the coding sequence CTGCGTGTCCTTGACACCGCACCCACCGGGCATCCCGCCCTGGACTACGGCCTGACGGTACTGCCTGCCAGGGACGGAGGACGGCTGTCCTCCCTGGTCTCGTGGGGCAGGCTCGACCCCCGGTCCGCTATTGCGGAGTCACTGGCCTCAGCCGGTGTCGTCTCCGTCTCCAAGGGCGGCTTCCTGGGCATGCGGACGCTGTACCCCACGCTCAACCCCGGACCGGAGCAGGCGCTGCGCCAGCACCTCTACGCCGTCCTGCGTGGCCAGGCAGTCCCCACCCAGGCCGACCGTACGCTGCTGGCTGTCCTCCAGGGCCTGGGCAGCGCGGCCACAGTCCTGCCCCGCCAGCACACCGGTATGAGCGGGTGGGACCTCAAGCGCAGGATCACCGAGCTGGCCAAGGGGGACCCGGCCGGGGACGCCGTGTCCCGCGCCGTCGAGGCGGTCAACGCTGCGCTCATAACTGCCGTCATCGTCCCGACAGTGGTCATCTCCTGA
- a CDS encoding serpin family protein produces MTPVPARPADSAHPRRPVDPADPAGLPAAAGRPGRARRAPSSSGGFPHGLSRRGVLLLTAVVGLAGCGSLGGIRGTELTSEVARTELSLTDASDLRAAVTACDALGAALLAAQLDNDAHANALASPVSLTLSLATASLGATDPDAQGLNTLLGADSEKERNTTWSAIRSSLLAHDTDDGDVSGFDPGDEAPEEPLVHVADQLLVVDHDEPTEVSQEFVDEVHRWFTTDLRRAEADDAQDVLDQWVRQNTAGLIESSALEVTENLRAALQNVVLFAARWRELFDEKETRDEDFTCADGSVTSVPMMRQTTTMTCTEGKTGGRTEGKDEPVTWKVLRVPYSQDFALDVVLPQKGTLPGDLPTETWSQASALLDEAEEEGLRPEVSLVMPRIDLETGDSGVDIMPVLEGLGADIVPMGRIGPGLEVNAYRQQVRLIVREDGTVAAGASEVDVGVSATDLGQATEFRVDRPYAMRLRDLTTGLALFEAVINNPKPS; encoded by the coding sequence ATGACTCCAGTCCCTGCCCGCCCGGCAGACTCTGCCCACCCGAGGCGCCCAGTAGATCCAGCGGACCCCGCTGGCCTGCCCGCCGCGGCTGGCCGCCCCGGGCGCGCCCGCAGGGCGCCGTCGTCCTCGGGCGGGTTCCCGCACGGGCTGAGCCGCCGGGGCGTGCTGCTCCTGACGGCGGTCGTCGGCCTGGCCGGGTGCGGATCCCTGGGCGGCATCCGGGGTACCGAGCTGACCAGCGAGGTGGCGCGCACCGAGCTCAGCCTCACCGACGCCTCGGACCTGAGGGCCGCGGTCACCGCCTGCGACGCCCTGGGGGCGGCGCTCCTGGCGGCCCAGCTGGACAACGACGCCCACGCCAACGCCCTGGCCAGCCCGGTGTCCCTGACGCTGAGCCTGGCCACGGCCTCGCTGGGGGCGACAGACCCCGACGCCCAGGGGCTCAACACCCTTCTGGGTGCTGACAGCGAGAAGGAGCGCAACACCACCTGGTCGGCGATCCGCAGCTCCCTGCTGGCACACGACACTGACGACGGCGACGTCTCCGGCTTCGACCCTGGTGACGAGGCCCCGGAGGAGCCGCTGGTGCACGTGGCCGACCAGCTCCTCGTCGTCGACCACGACGAGCCCACCGAGGTGAGCCAGGAGTTCGTCGACGAGGTGCACCGCTGGTTCACCACCGACCTGCGGCGCGCCGAGGCCGACGACGCCCAGGACGTGCTGGACCAGTGGGTTCGGCAGAACACGGCGGGGCTCATCGAGTCCTCCGCGCTGGAGGTGACAGAGAACCTCAGGGCCGCGCTGCAGAACGTGGTGCTGTTCGCCGCACGGTGGCGCGAGCTGTTCGACGAGAAGGAGACCCGGGACGAGGACTTCACCTGCGCTGACGGATCCGTGACCAGCGTCCCGATGATGCGCCAGACCACCACCATGACGTGCACCGAGGGGAAGACTGGGGGCAGGACTGAGGGAAAGGACGAGCCGGTGACCTGGAAGGTGCTGCGCGTACCCTACTCCCAGGACTTCGCCCTGGACGTGGTGCTGCCGCAGAAGGGCACTCTCCCGGGTGACCTGCCGACGGAGACGTGGTCCCAGGCCTCCGCTCTCCTGGACGAGGCGGAGGAGGAGGGGCTCCGCCCCGAGGTGAGCCTGGTGATGCCGCGCATCGACCTGGAGACCGGTGACAGTGGTGTGGACATCATGCCGGTGCTGGAGGGGCTGGGGGCGGACATCGTCCCGATGGGACGCATCGGCCCAGGGCTCGAGGTCAACGCCTACCGCCAGCAGGTGCGGCTCATCGTGCGCGAGGACGGGACCGTGGCCGCAGGGGCCAGTGAGGTCGATGTCGGAGTGAGCGCCACCGACCTGGGGCAGGCCACCGAGTTCCGTGTGGATCGCCCCTACGCCATGCGCCTGCGGGACCTGACCACCGGCCTGGCGCTGTTCGAGGCCGTCATCAACAACCCGAAGCCGTCCTGA
- a CDS encoding DUF3418 domain-containing protein: MAQGEDTHHTAPHQHDGEPASAPGRPGSRPTRSRGRRPGRRSGRSGRSGRSSGPHRRWPGFTPDQLAARAASVPALVYPEELPVSARREEIAAAVRDHQVVVVAGETGSGKTTQLPKICLGLGRGVAGMIGHTQPRRIAARSVAERIASELGTPIGRDGVVGYQVRFTEETGPTTLVKLMTDGILLAEIQSDPMLEHYDTIIVDEAHERSLNIDFILGYLARLLPSRPDLKVIITSATIDSVRFAQHFAHHLPATTTHPGSIGTASTSTTDPTGPGGQPTTDGRPDRGTDSQTGNQPATERVPVIEVSGRTYPVEVRYRPLTAEDAARDAARSHDSAPEDASGAGGSGDLGGASPAPAGTHAPRGTPAAGPGDLTEAELDALTSPDPAVRAAARARREKARSSSPGQGRAGGTGSRGGGRPGSGGSRPGGGQQAREEDRDQVTGILDAVDELMAEPPGDILVFLAGERDIRDTEAALIDHLGPRYTPDGRSRTPGAVEVVPLYSRLSSAEQHRVFEAHSCQRVVLATNVAETSLTVPGIRYVVDPGVARISRYSNRTKVQRLPIEPVSQASADQRSGRCGRLADGIAVRLYSRDDYDSRPRYTEPEILRTSLASVILQMAALGLGSVQDFPFLDAPDPRQVRDGLQLLTEIGAVVPDNARGGARRHAAPPRAPGSGRGAAPAPQAAQGPRLTSVGRRLARLPIDPRLGRMLLEAGERGCAGEVMVIVAALSIQDVRERPADKQEASDAAHRRFADPTSDFLTYLNLWRYLRTQARELSGSAFRRMCRAEFLHYLRVREWQDVHAQLRQLARPLGLDAARVELPTPTAIRAAGDALERGHHGSQTPHGDVAAAVVALGRSADTPDAEAVHRSLLVGLLSNVGGWDERRREYSGARGTRFTVWPGSGLRRKTYDWVMTAELVETSRLFARTVARVEPGWVEEAADRAGLLRRVYGEPYWSTRRGAAMVHQRTMLYGMTLAADRPATLVSVGTRQARELAREMFLRCGLVEGGWHARHAFVERNRELVEDLRGLEQRRRVHGLLADDEVLYDFYDERVPQEVTSAAAFDAWWKDQRRSTPGLLDFTRELLLPGDRDDHDVSGYPDTWVQGDLTLPLDYTFDPGSEVDGVSVQVPVEVLGRLGPQGFDWLVPGLRPELCVATIRALPKRVRRQLVPAPDVGAQVWAEVSRRFPAPEGASAPGTSFQEAFTEVVADLREVTLTQADWQEAHERLPDHLRTTFVVLDDRDEVLGQGKDLVALQKELSGSTEAAVRSVVRGAVAQAMAEARARQRAGAGPVSGDAHAPGAGPGSAGAEGTRGSGRTRKGRGRRGAGGRGTADQQADTGPGTAATESTATSASDASTSAATTEAAVATGPASTLATTPGPAPGPPVSGLAEREGLTDWPQGVPGLEGPQASTIPGTVESTGRAGLVVRGYPALVARGHRAADLRVLPDAAAQAGAHGAGVIALALARTALPTGRVTSRWDATQSLVLAASPYPSTEALVADVQLAAARLVAGRWEESSGTPLAQVRERAVFERLVSVVREELEGEVHRVASQVAQAVSTAQEVERVVSRHTSLSLLSTLQEVRSQAAGLTGDRFVTATPASQLAHLPRYLKALAMRVERAASSPSAASQDAALAYQVSQALDLVEQARARAASLPADPQRQAVLEEARWMVEELRVSLFAQTLGTSRKVSLKRISRLVSGIG; this comes from the coding sequence ATGGCACAGGGAGAGGACACGCACCACACGGCGCCGCACCAGCATGACGGCGAACCCGCCAGCGCCCCCGGGCGGCCAGGCAGCAGGCCTACCCGGAGCCGGGGCAGGCGGCCAGGACGCCGCTCTGGCAGGTCAGGCCGCTCCGGCAGGTCCTCCGGCCCCCACCGCCGCTGGCCGGGCTTCACCCCCGACCAGCTCGCCGCGCGCGCCGCCAGCGTCCCTGCCCTCGTCTACCCCGAGGAGCTGCCCGTCAGTGCCCGCCGTGAGGAGATCGCCGCAGCCGTGCGCGACCACCAGGTCGTCGTCGTCGCCGGGGAGACCGGCTCGGGCAAGACCACCCAGCTGCCCAAGATCTGCCTGGGGCTGGGCCGGGGTGTGGCCGGGATGATCGGCCACACCCAGCCGCGCCGTATCGCCGCCCGCTCCGTGGCCGAGCGTATCGCCAGCGAGCTGGGCACCCCTATCGGGCGTGACGGCGTGGTGGGCTACCAGGTCCGCTTCACCGAGGAGACCGGCCCCACCACCCTGGTCAAGCTCATGACCGACGGCATCCTCCTGGCGGAGATCCAGTCCGACCCCATGCTGGAGCACTACGACACCATCATCGTGGACGAGGCCCACGAGCGCAGCCTCAATATCGACTTCATCCTGGGCTACCTGGCCCGGCTGCTGCCCAGCCGCCCCGACCTCAAGGTCATCATCACCTCCGCCACCATCGACTCCGTACGCTTCGCCCAGCACTTCGCCCACCACCTGCCCGCGACCACGACGCACCCCGGCTCCATCGGCACTGCCAGCACCAGCACGACCGACCCCACCGGACCCGGCGGCCAGCCGACCACGGACGGACGGCCAGACAGGGGCACGGACAGCCAGACAGGCAACCAGCCAGCCACGGAGCGCGTCCCGGTCATTGAGGTGTCGGGGCGCACCTACCCGGTCGAGGTCCGCTACCGCCCCCTGACGGCCGAGGACGCGGCCAGGGACGCGGCCAGGAGCCACGACTCCGCGCCCGAGGACGCCTCAGGTGCCGGGGGCTCCGGGGACCTCGGCGGGGCCTCCCCCGCCCCTGCCGGGACGCACGCCCCGCGCGGGACACCTGCTGCGGGGCCGGGCGACCTGACCGAGGCCGAGCTGGACGCCCTGACCTCCCCGGACCCGGCCGTGCGGGCCGCCGCCCGCGCCCGCCGGGAAAAGGCCCGCTCCTCGTCGCCCGGCCAGGGCCGGGCGGGTGGCACCGGCTCCCGGGGAGGAGGTCGCCCCGGCTCGGGCGGCTCCCGCCCCGGCGGCGGCCAGCAGGCCCGGGAGGAGGACCGCGACCAGGTCACCGGGATCCTCGACGCCGTTGACGAGCTCATGGCTGAGCCCCCGGGCGACATCCTGGTGTTCCTGGCCGGGGAGCGCGACATCCGCGACACCGAGGCAGCCCTCATCGACCACCTGGGTCCGCGCTACACCCCCGACGGGCGCTCCCGCACCCCCGGGGCCGTGGAGGTCGTCCCCCTGTACTCCCGCCTGAGCTCGGCCGAGCAGCACCGGGTCTTCGAGGCCCACTCCTGCCAGCGGGTCGTCCTGGCCACCAACGTGGCCGAGACCTCCCTGACCGTCCCCGGCATCCGCTACGTCGTCGACCCGGGCGTGGCCCGCATCTCCCGCTACTCCAACCGCACCAAGGTCCAGCGCCTGCCCATCGAGCCGGTCAGCCAGGCCAGCGCCGACCAGCGCTCAGGCAGGTGCGGGCGCCTGGCCGACGGCATCGCCGTGCGCCTGTACTCCCGCGACGACTACGACTCCCGCCCGCGCTACACCGAGCCGGAGATCCTGCGCACCTCCCTGGCCAGCGTCATCCTGCAGATGGCGGCCCTGGGACTGGGCTCGGTCCAGGACTTCCCTTTCCTTGACGCCCCCGACCCCCGCCAGGTCCGCGACGGCCTCCAGCTGCTCACCGAGATCGGGGCCGTCGTGCCCGATAACGCGCGCGGGGGCGCCCGCAGGCACGCTGCCCCTCCTCGCGCACCCGGCAGCGGCAGGGGCGCTGCCCCTGCGCCCCAGGCAGCCCAGGGCCCCCGCCTGACCTCGGTGGGGCGCCGCCTGGCCCGCCTGCCTATCGACCCCCGCCTGGGGCGCATGCTCCTGGAGGCCGGGGAGCGCGGGTGCGCCGGGGAGGTCATGGTCATCGTGGCCGCCCTGTCCATCCAGGACGTCCGTGAGCGCCCGGCGGACAAGCAGGAGGCCTCCGACGCCGCGCACCGGCGCTTCGCCGACCCCACCAGCGACTTCCTCACCTACCTCAACCTGTGGCGCTACCTGCGCACCCAGGCGCGCGAGCTGTCCGGCTCGGCCTTCCGCCGCATGTGCCGCGCTGAGTTCCTCCACTACCTGCGGGTGCGTGAGTGGCAGGACGTCCACGCCCAGCTGCGCCAGCTGGCCCGCCCCCTGGGGCTGGACGCCGCCCGCGTCGAGCTGCCCACGCCGACGGCGATCCGGGCGGCAGGGGACGCGCTGGAGCGTGGCCACCACGGCTCCCAGACGCCCCACGGGGACGTGGCCGCCGCCGTGGTCGCCCTGGGACGTAGCGCGGACACCCCCGACGCCGAGGCTGTCCACCGCTCACTGCTGGTGGGGCTGCTGTCCAACGTCGGCGGCTGGGACGAGCGCCGTCGGGAGTACTCCGGCGCCCGGGGCACCCGCTTCACTGTCTGGCCCGGCTCCGGGCTGCGGCGCAAGACCTACGACTGGGTCATGACCGCCGAGCTGGTGGAGACCTCCCGCCTGTTCGCCCGCACCGTGGCCAGGGTGGAGCCCGGCTGGGTGGAGGAGGCCGCCGACCGTGCCGGGCTGCTGCGACGGGTCTACGGGGAGCCGTACTGGTCCACCCGACGTGGTGCAGCCATGGTCCACCAGCGCACCATGCTCTACGGGATGACCCTGGCAGCCGACCGCCCGGCCACCCTGGTCTCGGTGGGAACCCGGCAGGCCCGGGAGCTGGCGCGGGAGATGTTCCTGCGCTGCGGCCTGGTGGAGGGCGGCTGGCACGCCCGCCACGCCTTCGTAGAGCGCAACCGGGAGCTGGTCGAGGACCTGCGCGGGCTGGAGCAGCGGCGCCGCGTCCACGGGCTGCTGGCCGACGACGAGGTGCTCTACGACTTCTACGACGAGCGCGTGCCCCAGGAGGTGACCTCGGCGGCCGCCTTCGACGCCTGGTGGAAGGACCAGCGGCGCTCCACCCCGGGCCTGCTGGACTTCACCCGAGAGCTGCTGCTGCCCGGCGACCGGGACGACCACGACGTGTCCGGCTACCCCGACACCTGGGTCCAGGGTGACCTGACGCTGCCCCTGGACTACACCTTCGACCCCGGCAGCGAGGTCGACGGGGTCAGCGTGCAAGTGCCGGTGGAGGTCCTGGGGCGGCTGGGGCCACAGGGCTTCGACTGGCTGGTCCCGGGGCTGCGGCCCGAGCTGTGCGTAGCCACGATCCGCGCCCTGCCCAAGCGGGTGCGCCGCCAGCTGGTGCCCGCCCCGGACGTCGGCGCCCAGGTGTGGGCCGAGGTGTCCCGCCGGTTCCCGGCGCCGGAGGGTGCCAGCGCGCCGGGGACGTCCTTCCAGGAGGCGTTCACCGAGGTCGTCGCCGACCTGAGGGAGGTCACCCTCACCCAGGCCGACTGGCAGGAGGCGCACGAGCGGCTGCCCGACCACCTGCGCACGACCTTCGTGGTGCTGGACGACCGCGACGAGGTCCTGGGGCAGGGCAAGGACCTGGTGGCCCTGCAGAAGGAGCTGTCGGGGAGCACCGAGGCGGCGGTGCGTTCCGTGGTACGCGGGGCGGTGGCTCAGGCCATGGCCGAGGCCCGCGCCCGTCAGCGCGCCGGGGCGGGCCCGGTTTCCGGGGACGCCCACGCCCCCGGGGCGGGTCCGGGCTCCGCAGGAGCCGAGGGCACCCGGGGCTCTGGGCGCACCCGGAAGGGGCGTGGCCGTCGGGGTGCTGGCGGCCGGGGGACAGCCGACCAGCAGGCGGACACGGGGCCTGGCACCGCAGCCACTGAATCCACAGCAACCTCTGCCTCTGATGCCAGCACCTCGGCTGCCACCACTGAGGCTGCCGTAGCGACCGGTCCCGCGAGCACGCTGGCCACCACCCCCGGACCAGCACCCGGCCCCCCGGTCTCGGGACTGGCCGAGCGTGAGGGGCTCACGGACTGGCCGCAGGGCGTGCCCGGACTGGAGGGGCCGCAGGCCTCGACGATCCCGGGCACGGTGGAGTCCACCGGCCGGGCGGGCCTGGTGGTGCGGGGCTACCCGGCGCTGGTGGCGCGCGGGCACCGAGCCGCGGACCTGCGGGTCCTGCCCGACGCCGCCGCGCAGGCGGGCGCCCACGGCGCCGGGGTCATCGCCCTGGCCCTGGCGCGCACGGCACTTCCCACCGGCCGGGTGACCAGCCGGTGGGACGCCACCCAGTCCCTGGTCCTGGCCGCCAGCCCCTACCCCTCCACCGAGGCCCTCGTGGCCGACGTCCAGCTGGCGGCGGCACGTCTGGTGGCGGGCCGCTGGGAGGAGTCCTCGGGGACGCCGCTGGCCCAGGTGCGTGAGCGGGCGGTGTTTGAGCGTCTGGTCTCCGTGGTGCGCGAGGAGTTGGAGGGCGAGGTCCACCGGGTGGCCTCGCAGGTGGCGCAGGCTGTGAGCACGGCCCAGGAGGTGGAGCGGGTAGTGTCGCGGCACACGTCCCTGTCGCTGCTGTCCACGCTGCAGGAGGTGCGTAGCCAGGCGGCCGGGCTGACCGGTGACAGGTTCGTCACCGCTACTCCAGCCAGCCAGCTGGCCCATTTGCCCCGTTACCTGAAGGCGCTGGCAATGCGGGTAGAGCGGGCGGCGTCCTCGCCGTCGGCCGCCTCCCAGGACGCGGCCCTGGCCTACCAGGTCAGCCAGGCCCTCGACCTCGTGGAGCAGGCTCGCGCCCGGGCGGCGTCCCTGCCTGCGGACCCGCAGCGTCAGGCGGTGCTGGAGGAGGCCCGCTGGATGGTCGAGGAGCTGCGGGTCAGCCTGTTCGCCCAGACCCTGGGCACCTCCCGGAAGGTGAGCCTCAAGCGCATCTCCCGGCTGGTCTCAGGGATCGGGTAG